From the genome of Candidatus Korarchaeota archaeon NZ13-K, one region includes:
- the tfb gene encoding transcription initiation factor IIB (stabilizes TBP binding to an archaeal box-A promoter; responsible for recruiting RNA polymerase II to the pre-initiation complex), producing MICQNCGLILDSSALDFSKDWRAFDSDEYIERAHAGAPITPLRPSFGLDTDIVLTKGASKKSVNQLKRAQKHAADSKEKTIEPALRKIRDAADSLTLPQETIEDAATLYRMAARAGLVKGRSMDAMVAAVIYAACRRTDVPKTLEEISKFFALEEKEVGRSFRFLFRKLRIRIPPPKPENFVYLIASKLSLPEEAATQAIRIIKIAKRNGATMGREPVGVAAAAVYMACQELGIHRTQRELAQAANVTEVTVRNRYKELLARARADWLEEIGEEKLNELRKRVSEHLKTSQAVQPVK from the coding sequence TTGATATGTCAGAACTGTGGACTCATACTCGATTCTAGTGCTTTGGATTTCTCTAAAGACTGGAGGGCATTCGATTCCGATGAGTACATAGAGAGAGCTCATGCGGGAGCCCCGATAACACCCCTGAGACCTAGCTTCGGTCTGGATACCGATATAGTGCTGACCAAGGGGGCTAGCAAGAAGTCTGTGAACCAGTTGAAGAGAGCCCAGAAGCATGCCGCTGATTCCAAGGAGAAGACCATAGAGCCGGCGCTCAGGAAGATAAGGGATGCCGCTGATTCCCTAACGCTGCCGCAGGAGACGATAGAGGATGCAGCCACCCTCTACAGGATGGCTGCCAGGGCTGGTCTCGTCAAGGGGAGGAGCATGGATGCCATGGTCGCGGCCGTGATATACGCCGCCTGTAGGAGAACGGACGTGCCCAAGACCTTGGAGGAGATATCCAAGTTCTTCGCCCTGGAGGAAAAGGAGGTCGGTAGAAGCTTCAGGTTCCTCTTCAGGAAGTTGAGGATAAGGATACCACCACCCAAGCCGGAGAACTTCGTCTACCTGATAGCGTCGAAGCTCTCCTTACCGGAGGAGGCAGCGACGCAGGCGATAAGGATAATAAAGATAGCCAAGAGGAATGGGGCCACCATGGGAAGGGAGCCTGTCGGTGTCGCCGCAGCGGCTGTCTACATGGCCTGCCAGGAGTTGGGCATCCACAGGACCCAGAGGGAACTCGCTCAGGCAGCCAACGTGACGGAGGTCACCGTGAGGAACAGGTACAAGGAGCTGCTGGCGAGGGCCAGAGCTGACTGGCTGGAGGAGATAGGGGAGGAGAAGCTGAATGAACTAAGGAAGAGGGTCTCTGAGCATCTGAAGACCTCTCAGGCGGTGCAGCCGGTTAAGTAG
- a CDS encoding DNA-directed RNA polymerase subunit P produces MSGGTLLYQCLRCGYVFTKEEMEEYFKDYKCPRCGYRILRKVRKEEPKVVKAI; encoded by the coding sequence CTGAGCGGGGGGACCCTGTTGTACCAGTGCCTCAGGTGCGGGTACGTGTTCACGAAGGAGGAGATGGAGGAGTACTTCAAGGACTACAAGTGCCCGAGATGTGGTTACAGGATACTCAGGAAGGTGAGGAAGGAGGAGCCTAAGGTTGTGAAGGCGATTTGA
- a CDS encoding signal peptidase I, with protein MNRYRGIVREIASLLAVLIIFLVIFQVIIPQVSGVPTPFTVVTSGSMRPTLEPGDLVIVVGCDPYQLAEGDIIVFRVPWSENMVVHRIVRIVRSPAGPMFYTKGDNNAIADPGYRTPSDIYGKVVFRVPLVGFFLEFFQLLPVKVAIIGLIVGYIIYDYSKDLRVDRDVDMTTQHKNGSGE; from the coding sequence ATGAACAGGTATAGGGGCATAGTTAGGGAGATAGCTTCCCTGCTCGCGGTTCTGATCATCTTTCTGGTGATATTTCAGGTCATAATTCCTCAGGTATCTGGAGTTCCGACACCGTTCACCGTCGTGACCTCCGGATCCATGAGACCGACCCTAGAGCCGGGGGATCTAGTTATAGTCGTTGGCTGTGACCCTTATCAGCTCGCGGAGGGTGACATAATCGTATTCAGGGTTCCCTGGTCCGAAAACATGGTTGTCCACAGGATAGTGAGGATCGTGAGAAGTCCCGCGGGCCCCATGTTCTACACGAAGGGGGACAACAACGCGATAGCGGACCCGGGTTACAGGACGCCCTCCGACATATATGGTAAGGTTGTTTTCAGGGTACCTCTGGTTGGATTTTTTCTAGAATTTTTCCAATTGCTGCCAGTTAAGGTGGCAATAATCGGGTTAATTGTGGGATATATAATATATGATTACTCGAAGGATCTGAGGGTCGACAGGGATGTCGATATGACCACTCAGCATAAAAACGGATCGGGAGAATAG
- a CDS encoding TATA-box-binding protein — MSLEDDEREGSSSVLLEDEKALEVLKKIREPEITIQNVVSSADIRQRLDLHEISKRIKKSRYDPDKFPGLVLKLDEPKAALLLFSSGKFVCTGTKSVEESAHAINAAIEVLQKHGIEVRGRPLIKAENIVASAKLHVKVDIERLALELENTLYEPEQFPGLIFRMRDPDVVFLIFASGSLVCTGAKKESDVRRAVYKLREILARRGYLVVE, encoded by the coding sequence ATGTCCCTCGAGGATGATGAGAGGGAGGGTTCCTCCAGCGTCCTGTTGGAGGATGAGAAAGCCCTTGAGGTACTCAAGAAGATAAGGGAGCCCGAGATCACCATACAGAATGTGGTTTCCTCCGCTGATATCAGGCAGAGGCTCGATCTTCATGAGATATCCAAGAGAATCAAGAAATCTAGGTACGATCCTGATAAGTTCCCCGGTCTAGTTCTGAAGTTGGATGAGCCGAAGGCCGCATTATTGTTGTTCAGCAGTGGGAAATTCGTTTGTACTGGAACCAAATCCGTTGAGGAATCCGCACATGCAATAAACGCGGCCATAGAGGTGCTCCAGAAGCACGGCATAGAGGTGAGGGGGAGACCGCTCATAAAGGCCGAGAACATAGTCGCCTCCGCCAAGCTTCACGTCAAGGTTGACATAGAGAGACTTGCCCTGGAGCTTGAGAACACCCTCTACGAGCCCGAACAGTTCCCGGGACTCATATTCAGGATGAGGGATCCAGACGTCGTCTTCCTGATATTCGCGTCCGGGAGTCTCGTTTGCACCGGGGCAAAGAAGGAGTCCGACGTCAGGAGGGCGGTCTACAAGCTCAGGGAAATATTGGCTAGGAGAGGCTACTTAGTCGTCGAATGA
- a CDS encoding fructose 1,6-bisphosphatase, with translation MVRTTVSVIKADVGSLAGHHVVHPRLKEIASQELSEARSSRLIEDFYVTAVGDDLQLIMTHRKGVENSEIHGLAWKIFKRCADVAKDLGLYGAGQDLLKEAFSGNLRGMGPGVAEMEFEERPSDPIVVFMADKTEPGAFNLPIFKIFADPFNTAGLVIDPKLHSGFVFEIMDVIESRVVELSSPEEMYDILSLIGTPSRYVIRRVFRKTDREIAASISTTRLSLIAGRYVGKDDPVAIVRAQAGFPAVGEILEPFSFPFLVAGWMRGSHVGPLMPVSERDARPTRFDGPPRVVALGFQVKESKLIGPSDLFSDVAFDETRRMANLIADYMRRHGPLMPHRLGPEEMEYTTLPEVLKKLEERFRHE, from the coding sequence ATGGTCAGAACCACGGTATCTGTGATAAAGGCCGATGTCGGTAGCCTGGCTGGGCACCACGTGGTCCACCCGAGATTGAAGGAGATCGCCTCCCAAGAGCTATCGGAGGCGAGGTCATCCAGACTCATAGAGGACTTCTATGTGACGGCCGTGGGCGATGATCTTCAATTGATAATGACACACAGAAAAGGGGTGGAGAACTCAGAGATTCATGGATTAGCTTGGAAGATCTTCAAGAGGTGCGCGGATGTGGCTAAGGACCTCGGCCTCTACGGGGCCGGTCAGGATCTCCTGAAGGAGGCCTTCTCGGGGAACCTGAGGGGGATGGGCCCAGGAGTGGCCGAGATGGAATTCGAGGAGAGACCCTCCGATCCAATAGTCGTTTTCATGGCTGATAAGACGGAGCCCGGCGCCTTCAACCTTCCCATATTCAAGATATTCGCAGATCCCTTCAACACGGCGGGTCTCGTGATAGATCCGAAGCTTCACTCGGGCTTCGTCTTCGAGATAATGGATGTGATCGAGAGTAGGGTCGTGGAGCTCTCCTCACCCGAGGAGATGTACGATATACTCTCACTGATAGGGACCCCGTCCAGGTACGTGATAAGGAGGGTCTTCAGGAAGACCGATAGGGAGATAGCGGCATCCATCAGCACGACCAGGTTGAGCCTCATAGCAGGGAGGTATGTGGGTAAGGATGATCCTGTGGCCATAGTGAGGGCTCAGGCAGGATTTCCTGCGGTGGGAGAGATACTGGAGCCCTTCTCCTTCCCCTTCCTGGTCGCAGGGTGGATGAGGGGCTCTCACGTGGGCCCACTGATGCCGGTCAGTGAGAGGGACGCGAGACCCACTAGGTTCGATGGGCCGCCGAGAGTGGTGGCCCTGGGGTTCCAGGTGAAGGAATCTAAGCTCATAGGACCGAGCGATCTCTTCTCGGACGTCGCATTCGATGAGACAAGGAGGATGGCCAACCTGATAGCTGATTACATGAGGAGGCACGGTCCCCTGATGCCCCACAGGCTCGGCCCCGAGGAGATGGAGTACACGACCCTCCCCGAGGTCCTGAAGAAATTGGAGGAAAGGTTCAGGCACGAGTGA
- the tpiA gene encoding triose-phosphate isomerase, whose amino-acid sequence MRFLMLPRLLVNLKAYTESSGDRAILIAKLAERVWKETGVLIGVAPNFLDLREVSSSVEIPIFAQHVDPLPPGAFTGHVPPALVREVGARGSLLNHSERQISLHHIAEAISMMRELGLISIVCSPTPSESAAVAALSPDAVAVEPPELIGSGIPVSKAKPDVILGSLRAIRGVNERIPLLCGAGISSGEDVKAALELGSYGVLVASAVTKSPDPYRKIRELVEPVISFTRA is encoded by the coding sequence ATGAGGTTCCTCATGCTACCCAGACTGCTGGTCAACCTCAAGGCATATACCGAGTCGTCGGGTGATCGAGCGATCTTAATAGCAAAACTCGCTGAGAGGGTCTGGAAGGAGACGGGAGTTTTGATAGGGGTGGCCCCCAACTTCTTGGACCTGAGGGAGGTCTCCTCCTCGGTGGAAATACCGATCTTCGCGCAGCACGTGGACCCCTTGCCTCCCGGTGCCTTCACGGGGCACGTGCCCCCCGCCCTGGTGAGGGAAGTAGGCGCCAGGGGATCGCTACTTAACCACTCCGAGAGGCAGATATCCCTGCATCACATAGCTGAGGCTATCTCGATGATGAGGGAGCTGGGGCTCATCTCAATAGTCTGCTCCCCGACCCCCAGTGAATCTGCTGCCGTGGCGGCGCTCTCGCCAGATGCCGTCGCTGTGGAGCCGCCCGAGCTGATAGGAAGCGGCATTCCCGTGTCCAAGGCCAAGCCTGATGTCATATTGGGTTCGCTCAGGGCGATCAGGGGGGTGAATGAGAGGATCCCCCTGTTGTGCGGGGCCGGCATATCGAGCGGGGAGGACGTCAAAGCGGCATTGGAGCTCGGAAGTTACGGTGTTCTGGTGGCCTCTGCCGTCACGAAGAGTCCCGATCCATATAGAAAAATCAGGGAGTTGGTGGAGCCCGTGATTTCTTTCACTCGTGCCTGA
- a CDS encoding TIGR00296 family protein: MLELTLEEGAFLVRLARASIASFFASGRVLEMRPPYPRLEEKAGAFVTLNTYPEGELRGCIGFPEPIYPLYKAVIRAALAAALEDPRFPPLSEGELSEVTVEVSVLTPPERIDNLVERREDLPKLIEVGKHGIIVRRGPFSGLLLPQVAVEYGWRSSEFLDHTCMKAGMRRDCWLMEGTEVYRFSAIVFSERSPNGEVLREELG, from the coding sequence ATGCTCGAGCTCACGCTGGAAGAGGGTGCTTTCTTGGTCAGGCTGGCTAGGGCGTCCATAGCCTCATTCTTCGCTAGCGGAAGGGTTCTGGAAATGAGGCCACCTTATCCTAGGTTGGAGGAGAAAGCCGGCGCTTTCGTCACGCTGAACACGTACCCTGAGGGTGAGCTCAGGGGGTGCATAGGTTTCCCGGAGCCGATATATCCTCTCTACAAGGCCGTGATAAGGGCCGCCCTGGCCGCGGCCCTCGAGGACCCCAGGTTCCCACCATTGTCCGAGGGCGAGCTGAGCGAGGTCACGGTTGAGGTGTCGGTGCTGACGCCTCCCGAGAGAATAGACAACCTCGTTGAGAGGAGGGAGGACCTACCCAAGCTCATAGAGGTGGGAAAGCACGGTATCATAGTGAGGAGAGGACCCTTCTCCGGCCTGCTCCTCCCTCAGGTCGCCGTTGAGTATGGCTGGAGGTCCAGCGAGTTCCTAGATCACACGTGCATGAAAGCGGGGATGAGACGTGACTGCTGGCTGATGGAGGGAACCGAGGTTTACAGATTCTCAGCAATAGTCTTCTCCGAGAGGAGTCCGAATGGAGAGGTACTGAGGGAAGAGCTAGGTTAG